The Chamaesiphon minutus PCC 6605 DNA window TCACCAATGTAAAGATCGCCTGTTGTCTTAGAAAATTCTAGCGCAGCAGCATTACGCAATCCCGTTGCAATCACAGTAGGTTGACCCACAGTTAGGTTTGAGCCGATCGTAATTGGTAGTTTATAAATGGAATCTCCAGTGAGATTCGTAAGCGGAAGCGTAATCCCATTTTGACCGCTGACAGAAATTGAATTAGGTAAAGTCGCTTGATTATTGACAGTGGCACCTAAATTGAAAAATAGATCGAATTGCTCTGTGCCAGTTTGCCGCACTGCTAAAGCCGAGGTGGCTTGGTACCGACCCGCAGGAAAGGCGAAGTCTACAGACCCTTTGAAAGCTAGGGAATTGGCACTGAAATTGGCTCCCTGTTGAAAGATAGAAATGCGATCGTGACCTTCGCCAAAGGTAGTTACAAATAAGTAATTATCGATAACCCGAACGGCACTAATTCCGCCAGGTAGATTATTTCCTGGCTGCGCCCCATCATAGAGAATCGTCTTCGTCTCTGCAACCCCGTCACCATTGGTGTCTTGCAGTCGAATAAGTTGACCTTTGGCATCTCGATCGAAGAAGTTGCGACCTTGAGTGGTTCCTACCACCAGCGAACCATCGCCTAATTGTGCGATCCCATTCGGAAAATCCAACCCTGTCGCAAATTCTGTAATCCTAAACCGATCCTGAAATCTGGGATCGATGCCTAAATCGACAGCTCGAACCGCTTCGCTGGATAGACTCAATGTCAAGAAGCACCCAGCTAACCCTGCAACCCGATAAACATTCTTCATTATTGGCTTCTAATTAAATGCTTGTGCAGATCGGATACGATCTATGCCAAGTTTACATTACATGTATAATACTCAAATTTAGGTAATTTAGTGTATTGCGCACTGGAAGATTTTATTAAGGCTAAGATCGAGCTAGATGTGTGCTTTCGACCGGGTGTTGAGATTTTAGACCTATTTAAAAAACAATCTCGAGAGATGGACAGCAAGGTTTTCCCAATCCACAATTCATAATCCAAAATTCATAATCCAAAATTCATGATGGTATTAGCCATTGGCAAGAAGGAAAAACATCAAAAGCCCCCTCGATCGGCACGGTGGTGCGTCAATCGGGGGGGGATAGGAGCCTGTGGAAAACGAAGTCTATCTGTCGTTACGAGGCAATGAGCTTGGATACAAGTGCCGCAGGACTGCTCGCTACGGGTTTCAAACCAGAGCCGACCAAGGATTGAGCGAGCAAGTAGCGATATAAATCGCTCAGTTGAATGGCCACACCTGTCCAGCTAAAGTTTTGGTGTACCCGTGTCGAGGCTTGTTTGCGCATCTTCCGCGCCCAAACTTCGTCAGTTAAAATCCGTCCGATCGCGTGAGCAAATTTACTCACATCGTGAGGAGGTACTAGTAAGCCTGTTTCCTCAGAAATCACCGTAAATTTCAAACCACCAACTGCCGATGCAACCACAGGAGTCCCGCACGCCATC harbors:
- a CDS encoding PEP-CTERM sorting domain-containing protein codes for the protein MKNVYRVAGLAGCFLTLSLSSEAVRAVDLGIDPRFQDRFRITEFATGLDFPNGIAQLGDGSLVVGTTQGRNFFDRDAKGQLIRLQDTNGDGVAETKTILYDGAQPGNNLPGGISAVRVIDNYLFVTTFGEGHDRISIFQQGANFSANSLAFKGSVDFAFPAGRYQATSALAVRQTGTEQFDLFFNLGATVNNQATLPNSISVSGQNGITLPLTNLTGDSIYKLPITIGSNLTVGQPTVIATGLRNAAALEFSKTTGDLYIGENGIDNITNVGLYQSLTADEINRLTVAQLDNSDPKNFGFPAYGTQYGLPGVFVNGEGQIVSTKDPSFLDPLATFQPLDDPKIGSQSTGVASIAFVPTAFPNELKNGLFLGFFGRLVYGPDDDIKNPLIYYDLATNEYSHFLSTNRVGGNFGHFGSLLASDDSLFATDIGARSGLLFSSPGSGLGKVYQLQALQTAQIVPEPSTMLGTALAIGCGAWLKRKVKKVRHRELAICGDG